Proteins co-encoded in one Accipiter gentilis chromosome 5, bAccGen1.1, whole genome shotgun sequence genomic window:
- the BCLAF1 gene encoding bcl-2-associated transcription factor 1 isoform X1 has translation MGRSNSRSHSSRSKSRSQSSSRSRSRSHSRKKRYSSRSRSRTYSRSRSRDRVYSRDYRRDYRNNRGMRRPYGYRGRGRGYYQGGGGRYHRGGYRPVWNRRHSRSPRRGRSRSRSPKRRSVSSQRSRSRSRRSYRSSRSPRSSSSRSSSPYSKSPVSSKRRASLEKQAKKTEGAPLQDSPLKNKSQDEQKDTFEHDPSESLDDFNKSSAASGDIWPGLSAYDNSPRSPHSPSIATPPSQSSSCSDAPLLSTAHSAKDTPQHSHSIQHSPERSGSGSLGNGSSRYSPSQNSPLHHIPSRRSPAKTIPSQSAPREEARVRSFYPEGGEQETAKGGKFMKRYTDEESRVYLLDRGNTREKEAQKERGSEKGRTEGEREWEEQETLDFFVDKETGKEKFNDSEGEDTEETEDYRQFRKSVLADQGKNFPTASHRNAEEEGAKYKSKISIKGNRESDGFRDEKSYKLKETGYVVERPSATKDKHKEEDKSSERLMMKKETQSPEQVKSEKLKELFDYSPPLHKNLDAREKSTFREESPLRIKMIASDSHRPEVKLKMAPVPLDDSNRPASLTKDRLLASTLVHSVKKEQEFRSIFDHIKLPQASKSTSESFIQHIVSLVHHVKEQYFKSAGMTLNERFTAYQKATEEHCTRQKSPEIHRRIDISPSTLRKHTRLAGEERVFKEESQKGDKKLRCDSGDLRHDIDRRRKERSKERGDSKGSRESSGSRKHEKTPKDYKDYKSYKDDSKQKRDQDRARSSPSSSPSSSSSSSREEKDCKKERDEEFKTHHEQKEYSGFAGVNRPRGTFFRIRGRGRARGVFAGTNTGPSNSNTTFQKRPKEEEWDPEYTPKSKKYFLHDDRDDGVDYWAKRGRGRGTFQRGRGRFNFKKSGSSPKWTHDKYQGDGIVEDEEETIENNEDKDRRKEEKE, from the exons ttcTAGGTCTCGGTCAAGGACATACTCACGATCTCGCAGCAGGGATCGTGTTTATTCTAGAGATTATCGCAGAGATTACAGAAATAATAGAGGAATGAGACGTCCCTATGGTTACAGAGGAAGAGGTAGAGGGTATTATCAAGGAGGAGGTGGTAGATACCATCGTGGAGGTTATAGGCCTGTCTGGAACCGAAGACACTCCCGAAGCCCTAGGCGTGGCCGGTCACGTTCCAGAAGTCCAAAACGAAGGTCTGTGTCTTCCCAGAGGTCCCGGAGCAGGTCTCGTCGATCTTACAGATCTTCCAGGTCCCCGAGGTCCTCTTCATCTCGTTCTTCATCCCCATACAGCAAATCACCTGTCTCTTCCAAAAGACGTGCgtctctggaaaagcaggcaAAGAAAACTGAAGGGGCTCCTTTGCAAGATAGCCccttgaaaaataaatcacaagatGAACAGAAAGATACATTTGAACATGACCCATCGGAGTCTCTTGACGATTTTAACAAATCATCAGCAGCTTCTGGCGACATTTGGCCTGGCCTTTCAGCGTATGATAACAGTCCAAGGTCACCCCATAGTCCTTCTATTGCCACCCCACCTAGTCAGAGTTCATCTTGCTCTGATGCCCCTTTGCTTAGCACAGCCCACTCAGCAAAGGACACACCTCAACATTCCCATTCCATTCAGCATAGTCCTGAGAGGTCTGGCTCTGGTTCTCTTGGAAATGGTTCTAGCCGTTATAGTCCTTCTCAGAATAGCCCATTGCATCATATCCCTTCGAGGAGAAGCCCTGCAAAGACAATCCCATCACAGAGTGCTCCCCGTGAGGAGGCTCGAGTGCGGTCATTTTATCCAGAGGGTGGTGAACAGGAAACTGCGAAAGGTGGAAAGTTTATGAAAAG GTACACAGATGAAGAGTCTAGAGTATACCTGCTTGATAGGGGTAATACCAGGGAGAAGGAGGCCCAGAAGGAGAGAGGATCAGAAAAAgggaggacagagggagaaagggaaTGGGAGGAACAGGAAACTTTAGATTTTTTCGTTGATAAAGAGACTGGGAAAGAAAAGTTTAATGACTCTGAAGGGGAGGACACAGAGGAGACAGAGGATTACAGACAGTTCAGAAAGTCTGTCCTGGCAGATCAGGGTAAAAATTTTCCTACTGCATCTCACCGGaatgctgaggaggaaggagccaaATACAAATCTAAAATATCAATCAAGGGCAATAGAGAGAGCGATGGATTTAGAGATGAGAAAAGTTATAAGCTTAAAGAGACTGGCTATGTAGTGGAAAGGCCTAGTGCAACAAAAGATAAGCACAAGGAAGAAGACAAGAGTTCTGAGAGACTAATGATGAAGAAAGAAACTCAGTCACCTGAGCAGGTAAAGTCTGAAAAGCTCAAAGAACTCTTTGATTACAGTCCCCCTCTACACAAGAATCTGGATGCGAGAGAAAAATCCACCTTCAGAGAGGAGAGCCCACTTAGGATCAAAATGATAGCCAGTGACTCCCATCGTCCTGAAGTTAAACTCAAAATGGCACCGGTACCTCTTGATGATTCCAATAG ACCCGCTTCCTTGACTAAAGACAGGCTGCTTGCTAGCACACTTGTCCATTCCGTCAAGAAGGAGCAAGAGTTCCGATCCATCTTTGACCACATTAAGTTGCCACAGGCCAGCAAAAGCACGTCAGAGTCATTTATTCAGCACATTGTGTCGTTGGTTCATCATGTCAAAG AGCAATACTTCAAGTCAGCTGGAATGACCCTAAATGAGAGGTTCACTGCATATCAAAAAGCTACTGAAGAACACTGCACCCGGCAAAAGAGCCCAGAAATACATAG gaGGATTGACATCTCTCCAAGTACCCTGAGGAAGCATACCCGTTTAGCAGGTGAAGAGAGagtctttaaagaagaaagtcAAAAA GGAGATAAAAAATTAAGGTGCGATTCTGGTGATCTTCGGCATGACATTGACCGACGTAGAAAAGAGCGAAGTAAAGAACGAGGAGACTCAAAGGGTTCCAGGGAATCCAGTGGGTCAAGAAAGCATGAGAAAACTCCAAAAGATTACAAGGATTACAAATCTTACAAAGATGACAG taaacaaAAAAGAGATCAAGACCGTGCTCGGTCCTCCCCATCTTCCTCCCCATCATCTTCCTCATCCAGTTCTCGAGAAGAAAAGGAttgcaagaaagaaagagatgaagaGTTCAAAACCCACCACGAACAGAAAGAATACTCTGGTTTTGCAGGAGTCAACAGGCCAAGAGGCACCTTT TTTCGAATTAGGGGCAGAGGAAGAGCCAGAGGAGTCTTTGCTGGAACAAATACTGGTCCCAGCAACTCAAATACTACTTTTCAgaagagaccgaaggaagaggaGTGGGATCCTGAATATACCccaaaaagcaagaaatactTCTTG CATGATGACAGAGACGATGGTGTGGATTATTGGGCCAAAAGAGGAAGAGGCCGTGGTACTTTCCAGCGTGGCAGAGGGCGTTTTAACTTCAAAAAGTCAGGTAGCAGTCCGAAGTGGACACATGACAAATACCAAGGGGATGGGATTgtggaagatgaagaagaaacgATTGAGAATAATGAAGACAAGGACAGACGCAAAGAGGAAAAG gaATAA
- the BCLAF1 gene encoding bcl-2-associated transcription factor 1 isoform X4, with translation MGRSNSRSHSSRSKSRSQSSSRSRSRSHSRKKRYSSRSRSRTYSRSRSRDRVYSRDYRRDYRNNRGMRRPYGYRGRGRGYYQGGGGRYHRGGYRPVWNRRHSRSPRRGRSRSRSPKRRSVSSQRSRSRSRRSYRSSRSPRSSSSRSSSPYSKSPVSSKRRASLEKQAKKTEGAPLQDSPLKNKSQDEQKDTFEHDPSESLDDFNKSSAASGDIWPGLSAYDNSPRSPHSPSIATPPSQSSSCSDAPLLSTAHSAKDTPQHSHSIQHSPERSGSGSLGNGSSRYSPSQNSPLHHIPSRRSPAKTIPSQSAPREEARVRSFYPEGGEQETAKGGKFMKSPPLHKNLDAREKSTFREESPLRIKMIASDSHRPEVKLKMAPVPLDDSNRPASLTKDRLLASTLVHSVKKEQEFRSIFDHIKLPQASKSTSESFIQHIVSLVHHVKEQYFKSAGMTLNERFTAYQKATEEHCTRQKSPEIHRRIDISPSTLRKHTRLAGEERVFKEESQKGDKKLRCDSGDLRHDIDRRRKERSKERGDSKGSRESSGSRKHEKTPKDYKDYKSYKDDSKQKRDQDRARSSPSSSPSSSSSSSREEKDCKKERDEEFKTHHEQKEYSGFAGVNRPRGTFHDDRDDGVDYWAKRGRGRGTFQRGRGRFNFKKSGSSPKWTHDKYQGDGIVEDEEETIENNEDKDRRKEEKE, from the exons ttcTAGGTCTCGGTCAAGGACATACTCACGATCTCGCAGCAGGGATCGTGTTTATTCTAGAGATTATCGCAGAGATTACAGAAATAATAGAGGAATGAGACGTCCCTATGGTTACAGAGGAAGAGGTAGAGGGTATTATCAAGGAGGAGGTGGTAGATACCATCGTGGAGGTTATAGGCCTGTCTGGAACCGAAGACACTCCCGAAGCCCTAGGCGTGGCCGGTCACGTTCCAGAAGTCCAAAACGAAGGTCTGTGTCTTCCCAGAGGTCCCGGAGCAGGTCTCGTCGATCTTACAGATCTTCCAGGTCCCCGAGGTCCTCTTCATCTCGTTCTTCATCCCCATACAGCAAATCACCTGTCTCTTCCAAAAGACGTGCgtctctggaaaagcaggcaAAGAAAACTGAAGGGGCTCCTTTGCAAGATAGCCccttgaaaaataaatcacaagatGAACAGAAAGATACATTTGAACATGACCCATCGGAGTCTCTTGACGATTTTAACAAATCATCAGCAGCTTCTGGCGACATTTGGCCTGGCCTTTCAGCGTATGATAACAGTCCAAGGTCACCCCATAGTCCTTCTATTGCCACCCCACCTAGTCAGAGTTCATCTTGCTCTGATGCCCCTTTGCTTAGCACAGCCCACTCAGCAAAGGACACACCTCAACATTCCCATTCCATTCAGCATAGTCCTGAGAGGTCTGGCTCTGGTTCTCTTGGAAATGGTTCTAGCCGTTATAGTCCTTCTCAGAATAGCCCATTGCATCATATCCCTTCGAGGAGAAGCCCTGCAAAGACAATCCCATCACAGAGTGCTCCCCGTGAGGAGGCTCGAGTGCGGTCATTTTATCCAGAGGGTGGTGAACAGGAAACTGCGAAAGGTGGAAAGTTTATGAAAAG TCCCCCTCTACACAAGAATCTGGATGCGAGAGAAAAATCCACCTTCAGAGAGGAGAGCCCACTTAGGATCAAAATGATAGCCAGTGACTCCCATCGTCCTGAAGTTAAACTCAAAATGGCACCGGTACCTCTTGATGATTCCAATAG ACCCGCTTCCTTGACTAAAGACAGGCTGCTTGCTAGCACACTTGTCCATTCCGTCAAGAAGGAGCAAGAGTTCCGATCCATCTTTGACCACATTAAGTTGCCACAGGCCAGCAAAAGCACGTCAGAGTCATTTATTCAGCACATTGTGTCGTTGGTTCATCATGTCAAAG AGCAATACTTCAAGTCAGCTGGAATGACCCTAAATGAGAGGTTCACTGCATATCAAAAAGCTACTGAAGAACACTGCACCCGGCAAAAGAGCCCAGAAATACATAG gaGGATTGACATCTCTCCAAGTACCCTGAGGAAGCATACCCGTTTAGCAGGTGAAGAGAGagtctttaaagaagaaagtcAAAAA GGAGATAAAAAATTAAGGTGCGATTCTGGTGATCTTCGGCATGACATTGACCGACGTAGAAAAGAGCGAAGTAAAGAACGAGGAGACTCAAAGGGTTCCAGGGAATCCAGTGGGTCAAGAAAGCATGAGAAAACTCCAAAAGATTACAAGGATTACAAATCTTACAAAGATGACAG taaacaaAAAAGAGATCAAGACCGTGCTCGGTCCTCCCCATCTTCCTCCCCATCATCTTCCTCATCCAGTTCTCGAGAAGAAAAGGAttgcaagaaagaaagagatgaagaGTTCAAAACCCACCACGAACAGAAAGAATACTCTGGTTTTGCAGGAGTCAACAGGCCAAGAGGCACCTTT CATGATGACAGAGACGATGGTGTGGATTATTGGGCCAAAAGAGGAAGAGGCCGTGGTACTTTCCAGCGTGGCAGAGGGCGTTTTAACTTCAAAAAGTCAGGTAGCAGTCCGAAGTGGACACATGACAAATACCAAGGGGATGGGATTgtggaagatgaagaagaaacgATTGAGAATAATGAAGACAAGGACAGACGCAAAGAGGAAAAG gaATAA
- the BCLAF1 gene encoding bcl-2-associated transcription factor 1 isoform X3, with translation MGRSNSRSHSSRSKSRSQSSSRSRSRSHSRKKRYSSRSRSRTYSRSRSRDRVYSRDYRRDYRNNRGMRRPYGYRGRGRGYYQGGGGRYHRGGYRPVWNRRHSRSPRRGRSRSRSPKRRSVSSQRSRSRSRRSYRSSRSPRSSSSRSSSPYSKSPVSSKRRASLEKQAKKTEGAPLQDSPLKNKSQDEQKDTFEHDPSESLDDFNKSSAASGDIWPGLSAYDNSPRSPHSPSIATPPSQSSSCSDAPLLSTAHSAKDTPQHSHSIQHSPERSGSGSLGNGSSRYSPSQNSPLHHIPSRRSPAKTIPSQSAPREEARVRSFYPEGGEQETAKGGKFMKSPPLHKNLDAREKSTFREESPLRIKMIASDSHRPEVKLKMAPVPLDDSNRPASLTKDRLLASTLVHSVKKEQEFRSIFDHIKLPQASKSTSESFIQHIVSLVHHVKEQYFKSAGMTLNERFTAYQKATEEHCTRQKSPEIHRRIDISPSTLRKHTRLAGEERVFKEESQKGDKKLRCDSGDLRHDIDRRRKERSKERGDSKGSRESSGSRKHEKTPKDYKDYKSYKDDSKQKRDQDRARSSPSSSPSSSSSSSREEKDCKKERDEEFKTHHEQKEYSGFAGVNRPRGTFFRIRGRGRARGVFAGTNTGPSNSNTTFQKRPKEEEWDPEYTPKSKKYFLHDDRDDGVDYWAKRGRGRGTFQRGRGRFNFKKSGSSPKWTHDKYQGDGIVEDEEETIENNEDKDRRKEEKE, from the exons ttcTAGGTCTCGGTCAAGGACATACTCACGATCTCGCAGCAGGGATCGTGTTTATTCTAGAGATTATCGCAGAGATTACAGAAATAATAGAGGAATGAGACGTCCCTATGGTTACAGAGGAAGAGGTAGAGGGTATTATCAAGGAGGAGGTGGTAGATACCATCGTGGAGGTTATAGGCCTGTCTGGAACCGAAGACACTCCCGAAGCCCTAGGCGTGGCCGGTCACGTTCCAGAAGTCCAAAACGAAGGTCTGTGTCTTCCCAGAGGTCCCGGAGCAGGTCTCGTCGATCTTACAGATCTTCCAGGTCCCCGAGGTCCTCTTCATCTCGTTCTTCATCCCCATACAGCAAATCACCTGTCTCTTCCAAAAGACGTGCgtctctggaaaagcaggcaAAGAAAACTGAAGGGGCTCCTTTGCAAGATAGCCccttgaaaaataaatcacaagatGAACAGAAAGATACATTTGAACATGACCCATCGGAGTCTCTTGACGATTTTAACAAATCATCAGCAGCTTCTGGCGACATTTGGCCTGGCCTTTCAGCGTATGATAACAGTCCAAGGTCACCCCATAGTCCTTCTATTGCCACCCCACCTAGTCAGAGTTCATCTTGCTCTGATGCCCCTTTGCTTAGCACAGCCCACTCAGCAAAGGACACACCTCAACATTCCCATTCCATTCAGCATAGTCCTGAGAGGTCTGGCTCTGGTTCTCTTGGAAATGGTTCTAGCCGTTATAGTCCTTCTCAGAATAGCCCATTGCATCATATCCCTTCGAGGAGAAGCCCTGCAAAGACAATCCCATCACAGAGTGCTCCCCGTGAGGAGGCTCGAGTGCGGTCATTTTATCCAGAGGGTGGTGAACAGGAAACTGCGAAAGGTGGAAAGTTTATGAAAAG TCCCCCTCTACACAAGAATCTGGATGCGAGAGAAAAATCCACCTTCAGAGAGGAGAGCCCACTTAGGATCAAAATGATAGCCAGTGACTCCCATCGTCCTGAAGTTAAACTCAAAATGGCACCGGTACCTCTTGATGATTCCAATAG ACCCGCTTCCTTGACTAAAGACAGGCTGCTTGCTAGCACACTTGTCCATTCCGTCAAGAAGGAGCAAGAGTTCCGATCCATCTTTGACCACATTAAGTTGCCACAGGCCAGCAAAAGCACGTCAGAGTCATTTATTCAGCACATTGTGTCGTTGGTTCATCATGTCAAAG AGCAATACTTCAAGTCAGCTGGAATGACCCTAAATGAGAGGTTCACTGCATATCAAAAAGCTACTGAAGAACACTGCACCCGGCAAAAGAGCCCAGAAATACATAG gaGGATTGACATCTCTCCAAGTACCCTGAGGAAGCATACCCGTTTAGCAGGTGAAGAGAGagtctttaaagaagaaagtcAAAAA GGAGATAAAAAATTAAGGTGCGATTCTGGTGATCTTCGGCATGACATTGACCGACGTAGAAAAGAGCGAAGTAAAGAACGAGGAGACTCAAAGGGTTCCAGGGAATCCAGTGGGTCAAGAAAGCATGAGAAAACTCCAAAAGATTACAAGGATTACAAATCTTACAAAGATGACAG taaacaaAAAAGAGATCAAGACCGTGCTCGGTCCTCCCCATCTTCCTCCCCATCATCTTCCTCATCCAGTTCTCGAGAAGAAAAGGAttgcaagaaagaaagagatgaagaGTTCAAAACCCACCACGAACAGAAAGAATACTCTGGTTTTGCAGGAGTCAACAGGCCAAGAGGCACCTTT TTTCGAATTAGGGGCAGAGGAAGAGCCAGAGGAGTCTTTGCTGGAACAAATACTGGTCCCAGCAACTCAAATACTACTTTTCAgaagagaccgaaggaagaggaGTGGGATCCTGAATATACCccaaaaagcaagaaatactTCTTG CATGATGACAGAGACGATGGTGTGGATTATTGGGCCAAAAGAGGAAGAGGCCGTGGTACTTTCCAGCGTGGCAGAGGGCGTTTTAACTTCAAAAAGTCAGGTAGCAGTCCGAAGTGGACACATGACAAATACCAAGGGGATGGGATTgtggaagatgaagaagaaacgATTGAGAATAATGAAGACAAGGACAGACGCAAAGAGGAAAAG gaATAA
- the BCLAF1 gene encoding bcl-2-associated transcription factor 1 isoform X2: MGRSNSRSHSSRSKSRSQSSSRSRSRSHSRKKRYSSRSRSRTYSRSRSRDRVYSRDYRRDYRNNRGMRRPYGYRGRGRGYYQGGGGRYHRGGYRPVWNRRHSRSPRRGRSRSRSPKRRSVSSQRSRSRSRRSYRSSRSPRSSSSRSSSPYSKSPVSSKRRASLEKQAKKTEGAPLQDSPLKNKSQDEQKDTFEHDPSESLDDFNKSSAASGDIWPGLSAYDNSPRSPHSPSIATPPSQSSSCSDAPLLSTAHSAKDTPQHSHSIQHSPERSGSGSLGNGSSRYSPSQNSPLHHIPSRRSPAKTIPSQSAPREEARVRSFYPEGGEQETAKGGKFMKRYTDEESRVYLLDRGNTREKEAQKERGSEKGRTEGEREWEEQETLDFFVDKETGKEKFNDSEGEDTEETEDYRQFRKSVLADQGKNFPTASHRNAEEEGAKYKSKISIKGNRESDGFRDEKSYKLKETGYVVERPSATKDKHKEEDKSSERLMMKKETQSPEQVKSEKLKELFDYSPPLHKNLDAREKSTFREESPLRIKMIASDSHRPEVKLKMAPVPLDDSNRPASLTKDRLLASTLVHSVKKEQEFRSIFDHIKLPQASKSTSESFIQHIVSLVHHVKEQYFKSAGMTLNERFTAYQKATEEHCTRQKSPEIHRRIDISPSTLRKHTRLAGEERVFKEESQKGDKKLRCDSGDLRHDIDRRRKERSKERGDSKGSRESSGSRKHEKTPKDYKDYKSYKDDSKQKRDQDRARSSPSSSPSSSSSSSREEKDCKKERDEEFKTHHEQKEYSGFAGVNRPRGTFHDDRDDGVDYWAKRGRGRGTFQRGRGRFNFKKSGSSPKWTHDKYQGDGIVEDEEETIENNEDKDRRKEEKE; encoded by the exons ttcTAGGTCTCGGTCAAGGACATACTCACGATCTCGCAGCAGGGATCGTGTTTATTCTAGAGATTATCGCAGAGATTACAGAAATAATAGAGGAATGAGACGTCCCTATGGTTACAGAGGAAGAGGTAGAGGGTATTATCAAGGAGGAGGTGGTAGATACCATCGTGGAGGTTATAGGCCTGTCTGGAACCGAAGACACTCCCGAAGCCCTAGGCGTGGCCGGTCACGTTCCAGAAGTCCAAAACGAAGGTCTGTGTCTTCCCAGAGGTCCCGGAGCAGGTCTCGTCGATCTTACAGATCTTCCAGGTCCCCGAGGTCCTCTTCATCTCGTTCTTCATCCCCATACAGCAAATCACCTGTCTCTTCCAAAAGACGTGCgtctctggaaaagcaggcaAAGAAAACTGAAGGGGCTCCTTTGCAAGATAGCCccttgaaaaataaatcacaagatGAACAGAAAGATACATTTGAACATGACCCATCGGAGTCTCTTGACGATTTTAACAAATCATCAGCAGCTTCTGGCGACATTTGGCCTGGCCTTTCAGCGTATGATAACAGTCCAAGGTCACCCCATAGTCCTTCTATTGCCACCCCACCTAGTCAGAGTTCATCTTGCTCTGATGCCCCTTTGCTTAGCACAGCCCACTCAGCAAAGGACACACCTCAACATTCCCATTCCATTCAGCATAGTCCTGAGAGGTCTGGCTCTGGTTCTCTTGGAAATGGTTCTAGCCGTTATAGTCCTTCTCAGAATAGCCCATTGCATCATATCCCTTCGAGGAGAAGCCCTGCAAAGACAATCCCATCACAGAGTGCTCCCCGTGAGGAGGCTCGAGTGCGGTCATTTTATCCAGAGGGTGGTGAACAGGAAACTGCGAAAGGTGGAAAGTTTATGAAAAG GTACACAGATGAAGAGTCTAGAGTATACCTGCTTGATAGGGGTAATACCAGGGAGAAGGAGGCCCAGAAGGAGAGAGGATCAGAAAAAgggaggacagagggagaaagggaaTGGGAGGAACAGGAAACTTTAGATTTTTTCGTTGATAAAGAGACTGGGAAAGAAAAGTTTAATGACTCTGAAGGGGAGGACACAGAGGAGACAGAGGATTACAGACAGTTCAGAAAGTCTGTCCTGGCAGATCAGGGTAAAAATTTTCCTACTGCATCTCACCGGaatgctgaggaggaaggagccaaATACAAATCTAAAATATCAATCAAGGGCAATAGAGAGAGCGATGGATTTAGAGATGAGAAAAGTTATAAGCTTAAAGAGACTGGCTATGTAGTGGAAAGGCCTAGTGCAACAAAAGATAAGCACAAGGAAGAAGACAAGAGTTCTGAGAGACTAATGATGAAGAAAGAAACTCAGTCACCTGAGCAGGTAAAGTCTGAAAAGCTCAAAGAACTCTTTGATTACAGTCCCCCTCTACACAAGAATCTGGATGCGAGAGAAAAATCCACCTTCAGAGAGGAGAGCCCACTTAGGATCAAAATGATAGCCAGTGACTCCCATCGTCCTGAAGTTAAACTCAAAATGGCACCGGTACCTCTTGATGATTCCAATAG ACCCGCTTCCTTGACTAAAGACAGGCTGCTTGCTAGCACACTTGTCCATTCCGTCAAGAAGGAGCAAGAGTTCCGATCCATCTTTGACCACATTAAGTTGCCACAGGCCAGCAAAAGCACGTCAGAGTCATTTATTCAGCACATTGTGTCGTTGGTTCATCATGTCAAAG AGCAATACTTCAAGTCAGCTGGAATGACCCTAAATGAGAGGTTCACTGCATATCAAAAAGCTACTGAAGAACACTGCACCCGGCAAAAGAGCCCAGAAATACATAG gaGGATTGACATCTCTCCAAGTACCCTGAGGAAGCATACCCGTTTAGCAGGTGAAGAGAGagtctttaaagaagaaagtcAAAAA GGAGATAAAAAATTAAGGTGCGATTCTGGTGATCTTCGGCATGACATTGACCGACGTAGAAAAGAGCGAAGTAAAGAACGAGGAGACTCAAAGGGTTCCAGGGAATCCAGTGGGTCAAGAAAGCATGAGAAAACTCCAAAAGATTACAAGGATTACAAATCTTACAAAGATGACAG taaacaaAAAAGAGATCAAGACCGTGCTCGGTCCTCCCCATCTTCCTCCCCATCATCTTCCTCATCCAGTTCTCGAGAAGAAAAGGAttgcaagaaagaaagagatgaagaGTTCAAAACCCACCACGAACAGAAAGAATACTCTGGTTTTGCAGGAGTCAACAGGCCAAGAGGCACCTTT CATGATGACAGAGACGATGGTGTGGATTATTGGGCCAAAAGAGGAAGAGGCCGTGGTACTTTCCAGCGTGGCAGAGGGCGTTTTAACTTCAAAAAGTCAGGTAGCAGTCCGAAGTGGACACATGACAAATACCAAGGGGATGGGATTgtggaagatgaagaagaaacgATTGAGAATAATGAAGACAAGGACAGACGCAAAGAGGAAAAG gaATAA